From Klebsiella electrica, the proteins below share one genomic window:
- the xthA gene encoding exodeoxyribonuclease III, whose translation MKFLSFNINGLRARPHQLAAIVDKHQPDVIGLQETKVHDDMFPLEEVAKLGYNVFYHGQKGHYGVALLTKETPVSVRRGFPDDGEEAQRRIIMAEIPSAFGNVTVINGYFPQGESRDHATKFPAKAAFYQNLQNYLDSELNKDNPLLIMGDMNISPTDLDIGIGEENRKRWLRTGKCSFLPEEREWMARLLDWGLVDTWRQANPDSQDRFSWFDYRSKGFDDNRGLRIDLLLASSPLAQRCVETGIDYDIRGMEKPSDHAPVWATFKP comes from the coding sequence ATGAAATTTCTCTCTTTTAATATCAACGGCCTGCGTGCCCGACCCCACCAGCTGGCCGCCATCGTCGACAAACATCAGCCTGACGTTATTGGCTTACAGGAAACCAAAGTACACGACGACATGTTTCCGCTCGAAGAGGTGGCAAAACTCGGGTACAACGTGTTCTACCACGGTCAAAAAGGGCACTACGGCGTGGCGCTGCTGACCAAAGAGACGCCGGTCTCAGTGCGCCGCGGTTTCCCGGACGACGGCGAAGAGGCCCAGCGGCGCATCATCATGGCGGAAATTCCGTCCGCATTCGGCAATGTGACGGTGATCAACGGCTATTTCCCGCAGGGCGAAAGCCGCGACCACGCAACTAAGTTCCCGGCAAAAGCGGCGTTTTACCAGAATCTGCAAAACTATCTCGATAGTGAGCTGAACAAAGATAATCCGCTGCTGATCATGGGTGATATGAACATCAGCCCAACCGACCTTGACATCGGCATTGGCGAAGAGAACCGTAAGCGCTGGCTGCGCACCGGTAAGTGCTCATTCCTGCCGGAAGAGCGTGAGTGGATGGCGCGCCTGCTGGACTGGGGCCTGGTTGACACCTGGCGTCAGGCCAATCCCGATAGCCAGGATCGCTTCTCATGGTTTGACTACCGTTCCAAAGGCTTTGACGATAACCGCGGGCTGCGTATCGACCTGCTGCTGGCAAGCTCTCCACTGGCGCAGCGCTGCGTAGAAACCGGTATTGATTACGACATTCGCGGTATGGAAAAACCGTCCGACCATGCGCCGGTCTGGGCCACCTTCAAACCGTAA
- a CDS encoding TVP38/TMEM64 family protein — MVSFSGFADLLTHFRQLQALIQHSGPLGWTLYVALFIVATLCLIPGSILVMVGGVVFGPVWGTLLSLCAATVASALSFLLARWLGRDLLLKYAGHTATFQAIERGIARSGTDFLIFTRLVPLFPYNIQNYAYGLTAIPFGSFMLISLLTTLPGLFIYTLMASELAREGITLGFILKLSLAGLALFGIIQGAKIFARRRQIDPDKLQVSHEEK, encoded by the coding sequence ATTGTCTCCTTCTCTGGCTTTGCCGACCTGCTGACCCACTTCCGTCAACTGCAGGCGCTGATCCAACACAGCGGCCCGCTCGGCTGGACGCTCTATGTTGCCTTATTTATCGTCGCCACCCTGTGCCTGATTCCGGGCAGTATCCTGGTGATGGTCGGCGGCGTGGTCTTTGGCCCGGTATGGGGCACCCTGCTATCGCTGTGTGCGGCCACGGTGGCCTCGGCGCTCTCTTTCTTGCTGGCCCGCTGGCTGGGTCGCGATCTGCTGCTGAAATATGCCGGACATACCGCCACCTTTCAGGCTATTGAACGCGGAATTGCCCGCAGCGGTACAGATTTCCTGATTTTTACCCGCCTGGTGCCGCTGTTTCCGTACAACATTCAAAACTATGCCTATGGCCTGACCGCCATTCCATTCGGCTCATTTATGCTGATATCGCTCCTGACGACCCTGCCGGGGCTGTTTATCTATACTCTGATGGCGAGCGAACTCGCCAGAGAGGGCATTACGTTGGGGTTTATACTGAAACTGAGCCTCGCCGGCCTCGCCTTATTTGGCATCATTCAGGGCGCCAAAATCTTTGCCCGGCGGCGACAGATCGATCCCGACAAGCTGCAGGTTAGCCATGAAGAAAAATAA
- a CDS encoding TVP38/TMEM64 family protein: MKKNNARLIWCARAALVLIVVAALVAWWRIPAVNAFIQHSLAAFSALDQHAIERFIHAYGPQAALVSFALMILQAVVAPLPAFLITFANASLFGAFWGAALSWTSAMAGAALCFFIARVLGREAVEKLTGKTVLRSMDAFFDRYGQQTVLICRLLPFVPFDPISYAAGLTSIRFRQFMFATGIGQLPATLVYSWVGSQLTGGTFWFISALSVLFALTLIIFIAKARYLERHKRKS, encoded by the coding sequence ATGAAGAAAAATAACGCGCGTCTCATCTGGTGCGCTCGCGCGGCGCTAGTCCTCATTGTCGTGGCCGCGCTCGTCGCCTGGTGGCGTATCCCCGCCGTGAATGCGTTTATTCAGCACAGTCTGGCGGCCTTTTCCGCCTTAGATCAGCACGCCATTGAGCGCTTTATTCACGCCTACGGGCCGCAGGCGGCACTGGTTTCCTTCGCCTTAATGATCCTGCAGGCCGTCGTGGCGCCGCTCCCCGCCTTTCTGATCACCTTCGCTAACGCTTCGTTGTTTGGCGCTTTCTGGGGCGCTGCACTTTCCTGGACCAGCGCCATGGCCGGCGCCGCACTGTGTTTTTTTATCGCCAGAGTGCTGGGCCGCGAAGCGGTTGAAAAGCTGACCGGCAAAACGGTGCTGCGCAGTATGGACGCCTTCTTCGACCGCTACGGTCAACAGACGGTATTGATCTGTCGGCTGCTGCCGTTTGTCCCCTTTGATCCTATCAGCTATGCGGCGGGTCTGACCTCGATTCGCTTTCGCCAGTTTATGTTCGCCACCGGTATCGGCCAGTTGCCCGCCACGCTGGTGTACTCGTGGGTGGGCAGCCAGTTAACCGGCGGGACATTCTGGTTTATTAGCGCATTATCCGTTCTGTTTGCGCTGACGCTGATTATCTTTATAGCTAAAGCCCGCTATCTCGAACGTCATAAGAGGAAGTCCTGA